Sequence from the Ectothiorhodospira sp. BSL-9 genome:
CCGTGCCGCCGCAAGCCGTTGAACCCCTGGAGACCCTCATGCCCGCAACCCTCCATCCGCAATCCCTGCCCTGGCCCGAACTCAGCGACGACGCTGTCGTCGAGTTGCAGGCCCTGCTCCACGACTTCCTGATCTTGTTCGAATCCCACTACCTGGGGCAGATCCACCGCTACCACGACGAACGCTCGCAGGAAAATATGACCCAGCTCAGCTTACTGTCCGACGTCCCCCTCCCGACCGAGGACCCAGACAACCCTCCGTTCTGACGTCCTCCCAAGACCTACGCCCAAGACGCCGCCGAACTCCCTCCCGGGCGCCGGCGGCGTCTTGCTGATCAGGCCCCTTAACGAACGTGATCAGGAGGACATCAATTCGGGTGATCACACTCACCTTACCAAGGTTTGAGCCGTGTGCGGTGAAAGTCGCACGCACGGTTCTTATGGAACGGGGCGGCGGTAACGTCGCCTCGCTACCCGACGCCTGCGACACCACGTTGAGGTTTATCAAGGGCAGTCACTGAAGACGAGAATTCCACTGAGTGAATGCCCTACCATGGGGAGCTCAAGCGCAGCATTCCCGGATTGTTCCCAGGACAGCCCCAATGTCGATCAAAGCAAAAATTTCCGCCGGTTTCGCAACCGTTGCCCTCATCACACTCGCGCTGGGAGGCCTGGGTTATTGGGGAGCCGTCAAGAGTGAGTCCGCTATCGGCGAATTGGGTTCCTTGCGACTTCCGTCGGTGCAGACCGTACTGGAGATGCAGGTGGCGCTTAGCGACCTGGTGGGCAGTTTCCGCACGCTGATGGATCAGACCGCTACGCAGGAGCAACGGACCGTGCAGTACCAGGCCATTGAAGAAGCCCGCAACGTATACGGCCAGGCAGTCGACCGCTATGACGCGCTGCCCAAGACGGCTGAGGAAGCGGCGGCCTGGGAGGCCTTTCAGACCACCCTGCCCAACTGGCTGGAGGCCAACAACACCATACTCGCCCTGCACCATGAACTGGATGAGATGCGGCGCGCGACCCCACAGGGAGACTTCACCGCACAGTGGCAGCAGATTGCCACCCAAACCATGGGAGAAACGCTGCGCCATCAGGAGGCCGCCTTCCAGGCACTGGACCAGTTGGTGCAACTGAACATGAGAGCTGCCGCAGTGGAGGTGGAAGAAGGCCTCTCCCAGGCGCGCTGGCTGGAAGGCATCAGTCTGGCGGCCATGATCATCGGCGTGCTGCTAGCCGCCCTGCTGGGCATCCTGATCACACGCGGGATCACCGGACCGTTGAGACTGTTGGTGGATTCAGTGGAACGGGTACGCGACACCGGTAATTTCAATGAGCGGATCACCTATCACAGGCGAGATGAGATCGGCGCCGTGATCACCTCTTTCAATGCCCTGCTCGAATCTCAACGACAAGCCCTTGAAGAAGTCAATATGGCAGTCCACGCCCTGGCTAGCGGTGACTTTGGCTCACGGATCAAAGGTGATTATGCCGGCGACCTGGACAGCTTGAAGACGGGCTTCAATGCAAGCGCTGATACCATCCAGCTCACCATGAATGAACTGGCCAAGGTGATGCAGGCCCTTCGGACCGGAGAATTCAGCGTGTCCATCGACCCCAATCGGGTGGAGGGCGAGTTCCGCCGCATGCTGGAAAATGCCTCTACCGGGATGCATTCGCTGGATGACAGTACCAAGGGCATCATCAGCGTCATGGAGCATATGGCAGGCGGCGTGTTTCGACACCGGATCGAGGCCGATGCCGCCGGGCAGATGTTGAAACTCAAACACATGGCCAACGACTCCGTCAGCGCCCTGGAAGAGGCCATCCACGAGATCCAGACGGTCATGATCGCCCAGGCCCGGGGTGATCTGAGCCTGCGCGTTGAAGGCCAGTACGCCGGTGATCTGGCGGTACTGGCCACATCAGCCAACGATACAGCGGAAAAACTCTCCGACATCATCCTGAAGATCAACGACGCGGTCCTCTGCGTGAGCACGGGCGCCGGGCAGATCTCGACGGGCAACACCAACCTGTCCCAGCGGACCGAGGAACAGGCTGCCAGCCTGGAAGAGACCGCCACCAGCCTGGAGGAAATCACCAGCACGGTCCGGCAAAATGCCGATAACGCCCGCCAGGCCAGCCAGCAGGCCGATCAGGCAAAGACCATGGCGGAATCAGGGGGGCACAAGGTCAGACAGGCCATGGAGAACATGCGCGAACTCACCGCCAGTTCCGAAAAGATGACCAACATCATCAGCGTCATCGACGGCATCGCCTTCCAGACCAACATCCTGGCGCTCAATGCTGCCGTTGAGGCTGCCCGGGCGGGTGAACAGGGACGAGGCTTTGCGGTGGTCGCCAGTGAAGTCCGCACCCTGGCACAACGGTCTTCAGCCGCCGCGAAGGAGATCCAGTCGCTGATTAGAGAAGACGTCAGCATCGTGGAGGACGGCACCCGCGCGGTGCATGAAACCAGTGCATCCATGGAGGAAATCATCCGGGCCATCAAGCGCATGAGCGACATCAATGGAGAAATCGCGGCAGCATCGGATGAACAGACCCAGGGCATTGAGCAGATCAACCAGGCAGTGTCGCAGATGGACGACGTCACCCAGCAGAACGCGGCCTTGGTGGAAGAGGCTGCCGCCGCGGCAGAATCCCTGGTGGATCAGGCAGAACAGCTTTCTGCCGCCGTTTCCGCATTCCAACTCAGGGAGGCACAGCCCGATCGCCAACAACTTCTGATGCATGATAAAGAGGTTGAACTGATCCCCAAAAGGTGGGAATAGCCTGCCCGGTTCAAAGCGGTTTGCGGCCGCTGGTCAGCGCAGGCCAAATGCCCGGTTCGGGTCGGCAAGAGACAGCAATCGGCAAGGCACGGCCTAGATCGCGCCCCGCCTTGGGAGTCGTAGAGTCCGGAAGCTGGCCAACCACGGGCGGTCTCGGCAGTGGCCAGGACATCAAACCCAGCTTACCCTGCTCGCTAACAACCCCACGGTCCGACGGGCTACGAGGTGCGGCAAAGATTTTCGAGTTCCACGCGCTGCGCGGCATGCTTGGCTGCGTTCTCATGCGCAAGCTTTTTCAGGTTGAAGAGTTTCCAGCGCACGGCTGGAAGGGTTTGTGCCTGCGGCAAGCCGATCGCTTCGAAATCAGGTTCGCCGTCGTGCAGGCTGAGCAGGAATCGCGCGGTGTTGTCACACAGTCGACCGCGGATATCGGTGATGAGCCGAACTCTGGTCGCTTCGAGCTCGTCGACGGAGATCGGGATGGTCGTCATGCCGACGAATTCCTTGGCATAGGGTTCGTTCAGATCGCTCAGTCCGGGCGCGAGCAGTTCATGCGTCGGGCGCGGGGAGCTGGCGATATAAACCAGGAAGGTGCGGAACAGCGCGTCGGTCAGTCCTTCGTGTTCGTAGAGCAGCTTGATATCGAAAAGGTCGCGCGGGTGCTGGCGATCGACCGCCGCATGGAGTTTGCCACCGAACAAATCCTCAAATGACACGACCTGGACGGTGGCATAGCCGAATTCGTCTTCGACCGTTGGGGATACCGCGCGGCGTTCAGGATCGTGCACGACGCCACGCGTGACGGGTGAGATTTCAATTTTGACTTCGGCGCTGTCGAGCCGGGCTCGGATACGGGTGGCGCCGCCACTACCACCCTCGATGCGCTGCGCGCGGAGACGCGGAATGCCGGCGTTGGCCGCGTCCATGATCCTGTCGAGCGTCTCGTTGATCTCCCTCAGACTTTCCGCTCGGTCCTTGACCGGCAGGTAGGTCAGGTCGATATCTACCGACAGGCGCGGCATGTCGCGGTAGAACAGGTTGATGGCAGTGCCGCCCTTGAGCGCGAACACGGATTCCGCCTCGATGAAGGGCAGCAGGCGCACCAGAAGCGCGACCTGTGCACCATAGGCGTCACGGGCCATCGGCATCTCCCGTTGGGATATCGACGAATTCGGGCGGGACCATGATGCGGTAGCGTGGATGAATTTTGCCGCCCGTTATCAGGGCGCGGTCACCCGTGCCGAGGTTGAAGTCGTCGGGGTTAAGACGCTCGCGCCATACATGTTTGTGGCGGTCGGCGAAGACGAAGAATAGACGTCTGAGCTTGATCTTGCGGCAGCTCTGAGGTGGACCCCAAGATTCGGACCAGGGGTTAAGCTCTGATCATTCCGACAGGAGAATCTGATCATGAGCAGGAAACGCAAGCAATACAGCGCCGACTTCAAGGCCAAGGTGGCCCTTGAAGCCCTCAAAGGGGAACAGACCACCTCGGAGCTGGCAGCCCGCTTCGAGATCCATCCGACCATGGTGAGTCAGTGGCGGCGTGAGTTGCTGGACAAGGCGACGGGGATCTTCGAGGGCAAGGGTGGGGGCAAGGCGGCCCAGAAGACTCAGGAGGAGATCGACACCCTGTACCGTGAGATCGGCAAGCTGACGGTGGAACGCGATTTTTTATCACGCAGGCTCGGTCGTTGAGCCGGGCCCAGCGACAGGCCCTGGTGGAGCCGCAGGCGGTTGATGTCAGCGTCCGGCGACAGTGTCAGTTGCTCGACATCAGCCGTTCTTCGGTGTACTACCGGCCCAAGCCGACCCAGGATAGCGACCTGGAGCTGATGCGCCTGATTGACGAGGAATACCTGCGAAGGCCGTTCTATGGTTCGCGGCGGATGAGGGCCTACCTCAACCGCTTGAGCCACCCGGTAAACCGCAAGCGAGTCCAGCGGCTGATGCGCCAGATGGGCCTGCACGCCGTGTATCCGAGGCCGCGCACCAGTCGACCGGGCGAGGGCCACCAGATCTATCCCTACCTGCTGCGGGATCTGGTGATCGATCGTCCCAACCAGGTCTGGGCGACCGATGTGACGTTCATCCCGATGGCCCGGGGGTTCATGTACCTGGTGGCCATCATGGACTGGCACAGTCGTCGTGTGCTCTCCTGGCGTGTGTCGAACACCCTGGACACCGACTTCTGCATTGATGCCCTTGAGGAGGCTCTGGCACGCCATGGGCGACCCGAGATATTCAACACGGACCAAGGCTGCCAGTTCACCAGCAAGGCGTTCACCCAGGTGCTGAAAGACCACAAAATCCAGATCAGCATGGACGGTAAGGGCTGTTACCAGGACAACATCTTTGTGGAGCGGCTCTGGCGCAGCGTGAAGTACGAGTGCGTCTACCTGAAGGCCTTTGATAATGGCGTCCACTTACGCCAGGATCTGAAGCAGTACTTCACCTGGTACAACGCCGAGCGGCCCCATCAGGGGCTGGACGACGCAACACCGGATGAGGTTTACTTCAACCAACCTCTGACTCGGGCGGCCTGACGCCTGAGAGCTACAACCCCGGTTAGAGCTTAACCCCCCTGTCAGGTGGTCCAGTGGATGGGGTCCACTTCACTCTGCAGCAGCGCCGTCAGCTGGCGAGGCCGCATCGTCGCCAGCCCCTCGAAAACCATGTCAAGGTTATGGAAACTCTCATGCGCGGGCAGTTCGTCAAGTGCTTCGAGGATCGCGCGCTCCGGCGAAGATATTCGGAGCGTCCAGCCCCAGGGCAGAGTCGGGGCATTGCCGTGTTTGTATTCCGTCAGACCGAGCGACGGGTCATCAAACAGGGACAGGGGGCGGCTGATGAGCGGTGCGTCGAGGGTGAGGCGCGACAGCCAGCTTGGCGTGT
This genomic interval carries:
- a CDS encoding methyl-accepting chemotaxis protein, with the protein product MSIKAKISAGFATVALITLALGGLGYWGAVKSESAIGELGSLRLPSVQTVLEMQVALSDLVGSFRTLMDQTATQEQRTVQYQAIEEARNVYGQAVDRYDALPKTAEEAAAWEAFQTTLPNWLEANNTILALHHELDEMRRATPQGDFTAQWQQIATQTMGETLRHQEAAFQALDQLVQLNMRAAAVEVEEGLSQARWLEGISLAAMIIGVLLAALLGILITRGITGPLRLLVDSVERVRDTGNFNERITYHRRDEIGAVITSFNALLESQRQALEEVNMAVHALASGDFGSRIKGDYAGDLDSLKTGFNASADTIQLTMNELAKVMQALRTGEFSVSIDPNRVEGEFRRMLENASTGMHSLDDSTKGIISVMEHMAGGVFRHRIEADAAGQMLKLKHMANDSVSALEEAIHEIQTVMIAQARGDLSLRVEGQYAGDLAVLATSANDTAEKLSDIILKINDAVLCVSTGAGQISTGNTNLSQRTEEQAASLEETATSLEEITSTVRQNADNARQASQQADQAKTMAESGGHKVRQAMENMRELTASSEKMTNIISVIDGIAFQTNILALNAAVEAARAGEQGRGFAVVASEVRTLAQRSSAAAKEIQSLIREDVSIVEDGTRAVHETSASMEEIIRAIKRMSDINGEIAAASDEQTQGIEQINQAVSQMDDVTQQNAALVEEAAAAAESLVDQAEQLSAAVSAFQLREAQPDRQQLLMHDKEVELIPKRWE
- a CDS encoding nucleotidyl transferase AbiEii/AbiGii toxin family protein: MARDAYGAQVALLVRLLPFIEAESVFALKGGTAINLFYRDMPRLSVDIDLTYLPVKDRAESLREINETLDRIMDAANAGIPRLRAQRIEGGSGGATRIRARLDSAEVKIEISPVTRGVVHDPERRAVSPTVEDEFGYATVQVVSFEDLFGGKLHAAVDRQHPRDLFDIKLLYEHEGLTDALFRTFLVYIASSPRPTHELLAPGLSDLNEPYAKEFVGMTTIPISVDELEATRVRLITDIRGRLCDNTARFLLSLHDGEPDFEAIGLPQAQTLPAVRWKLFNLKKLAHENAAKHAAQRVELENLCRTS
- a CDS encoding type IV toxin-antitoxin system AbiEi family antitoxin domain-containing protein, with product MKLRRLFFVFADRHKHVWRERLNPDDFNLGTGDRALITGGKIHPRYRIMVPPEFVDIPTGDADGP
- a CDS encoding IS3 family transposase (programmed frameshift), with protein sequence MSRKRKQYSADFKAKVALEALKGEQTTSELAARFEIHPTMVSQWRRELLDKATGIFEGKGGGKAAQKTQEEIDTLYREIGKLTVERDFLSRRPRSLSRAQRQALVEPQAVDVSVRRQCQLLDISRSSVYYRPKPTQDSDLELMRLIDEEYLRRPFYGSRRMRAYLNRLSHPVNRKRVQRLMRQMGLHAVYPRPRTSRPGEGHQIYPYLLRDLVIDRPNQVWATDVTFIPMARGFMYLVAIMDWHSRRVLSWRVSNTLDTDFCIDALEEALARHGRPEIFNTDQGCQFTSKAFTQVLKDHKIQISMDGKGCYQDNIFVERLWRSVKYECVYLKAFDNGVHLRQDLKQYFTWYNAERPHQGLDDATPDEVYFNQPLTRAA